In Sodalis ligni, a single genomic region encodes these proteins:
- the mdtH gene encoding multidrug efflux MFS transporter MdtH, with the protein MSSVSQARSLGKYFLLVDNMLVVLGFFVVFPLISIRFVDQLGWAAMMVGIGLGLRQFVQQGLGIFGGAIADRLGAKPMIIAGMLLRAVAFALMAIADEPWLLWLSCVLSGLGGTLFDPPRTAMVVKLIRPNERGRFFSLLMMQDSAGSVIGALIGSWLLKYDFHLVCWAGALLFILAAIFNAWMLPAYRISTTRAPILEGMRRVLRDHRFVTFVLTLTGYYMLAVAGLVVLALKVNEVAGQPSAVKWMYAIEAMLSLLFLYPVARWSEKRFSLEMRLMAGLFIMSLSMFPIGLVDSLQTLFGLIGLFYIGSIIAEPARETLGASLADSRARGSYLGFSRLGLALGGAIGYSGGGWLYDAGHRLDLPELPWCMLGVIGLATLFGLYRQFRQRRIEPAMLSGH; encoded by the coding sequence ATGTCATCGGTTTCGCAAGCTAGGAGCTTGGGTAAATATTTCCTCCTCGTGGATAATATGTTGGTGGTGCTGGGTTTTTTTGTGGTGTTTCCGCTCATTTCCATCCGATTTGTCGACCAGTTGGGCTGGGCGGCGATGATGGTGGGCATTGGCCTCGGATTACGCCAATTTGTCCAACAGGGGCTGGGCATCTTTGGCGGCGCCATTGCCGATCGCCTGGGGGCCAAACCGATGATCATCGCCGGCATGCTGCTGCGCGCCGTGGCATTCGCCCTGATGGCCATTGCCGACGAACCCTGGCTGTTATGGCTGTCATGCGTCCTTTCCGGCCTCGGCGGGACGCTGTTCGACCCGCCCCGTACCGCAATGGTGGTTAAGCTTATCCGTCCTAATGAACGGGGCCGCTTTTTCTCGCTATTGATGATGCAAGACAGCGCCGGATCGGTGATAGGGGCGCTTATCGGCAGTTGGCTGCTGAAATATGACTTCCACCTGGTATGCTGGGCGGGCGCCCTGCTGTTTATACTGGCGGCGATATTTAACGCCTGGATGCTGCCGGCCTACCGTATTTCCACTACCCGCGCGCCGATCCTTGAAGGCATGCGCAGGGTGCTGCGGGATCACCGCTTTGTCACCTTCGTCCTGACCCTCACCGGCTATTATATGCTGGCGGTGGCGGGGTTGGTGGTGCTGGCCCTCAAAGTGAATGAGGTGGCCGGCCAGCCCTCGGCGGTGAAATGGATGTATGCCATCGAAGCCATGCTGTCCCTGCTGTTCCTGTATCCCGTCGCCCGCTGGAGCGAGAAGCGCTTCAGCCTGGAGATGCGCTTGATGGCGGGTCTGTTTATCATGTCCTTAAGCATGTTCCCCATCGGGCTGGTGGATAGCCTGCAGACCCTGTTCGGCCTAATCGGCCTGTTTTATATCGGGTCAATCATCGCCGAACCGGCGCGGGAAACCCTAGGGGCCTCGCTGGCGGACAGCCGCGCCCGCGGAAGCTATCTGGGTTTTAGCCGTCTGGGCCTGGCCCTGGGAGGCGCCATCGGCTACAGCGGCGGCGGCTGGTTATACGATGCCGGGCACCGGCTGGACCTGCCGGAGCTGCCCTGGTGCATGCTCGGCGTTATCGGGCTGGCGACGCTCTTTGGTTTATACCGGCAATTCCGCCAGCGGCGCATCGAACCGGCCATGTTAAGCGGCCACTGA
- a CDS encoding lipoprotein produces MKKRTFAALAVILSLALTGCNKLTEYRLSEQDVNGYLQKHNNFQKAIGVPGLLNANIVLTDLSSQIGRTEPDKVRLSGNAHLDIQSLWGSQRADLKLTLQAQPYYDRDQGAIYLKDMQLVDYQVQPEKLQPTFKVLAPYLNNSLKSYFDSTPAYVLEADRSKTEALAKKLAKGLEVKPGELIFPFTGG; encoded by the coding sequence ATGAAAAAAAGAACTTTTGCGGCGCTGGCCGTGATATTGAGCCTGGCATTGACCGGCTGTAATAAGCTAACCGAATACCGGCTCAGCGAGCAGGACGTTAACGGCTATCTGCAAAAACATAATAATTTCCAGAAGGCCATCGGCGTGCCTGGCTTGCTGAATGCCAATATCGTACTCACCGATCTCAGCAGCCAGATTGGCCGGACCGAGCCGGATAAAGTCCGCCTGTCCGGCAATGCCCATCTGGATATCCAGTCATTGTGGGGTTCTCAGCGGGCGGATTTGAAACTCACCCTGCAGGCGCAGCCTTATTACGATAGAGATCAGGGAGCTATTTATCTGAAAGATATGCAGTTGGTGGATTATCAGGTGCAGCCGGAAAAACTCCAGCCGACGTTCAAGGTATTGGCGCCTTATCTTAATAATTCTCTGAAGTCTTATTTCGATAGTACGCCGGCCTACGTGCTGGAAGCCGACCGCAGTAAAACCGAGGCGCTGGCCAAAAAGCTGGCCAAGGGACTGGAAGTAAAACCCGGCGAACTGATTTTTCCTTTCACCGGCGGCTAA
- a CDS encoding TorD/DmsD family molecular chaperone, which produces MNDFSMVCRVLGTLFYRSPQDAVLAPLMVLITEGKLTEHWPLEQDALLARLGKSCVPQALGDDFSALFAGETAKVPPFRSSWLDAPESDVRAFLGEVGMPVSESATDHFGALLLAASWLEDHAQQDEIIAQSRLFDEFLLPWSDLFLGKVEAHAGTDFYRVLAAISREALQAMREELAEESE; this is translated from the coding sequence ATGAATGATTTTTCGATGGTTTGCCGGGTATTGGGAACCCTGTTTTACCGGTCGCCGCAGGATGCGGTACTGGCGCCGCTGATGGTGCTTATCACGGAAGGCAAGCTCACCGAACATTGGCCCCTGGAGCAGGATGCGTTATTGGCTCGCCTTGGCAAGAGCTGCGTGCCGCAGGCGTTAGGGGACGACTTTTCCGCCCTGTTCGCCGGAGAAACAGCCAAGGTGCCGCCTTTTCGCTCTTCCTGGCTCGACGCGCCGGAAAGCGACGTCCGCGCTTTTTTGGGAGAAGTAGGCATGCCGGTGTCGGAATCCGCCACCGACCATTTCGGAGCGCTGCTGCTGGCGGCTTCCTGGTTGGAAGATCATGCACAGCAGGATGAGATTATCGCCCAGTCCCGGCTGTTCGATGAGTTCCTGCTGCCCTGGAGCGACCTCTTTTTAGGCAAGGTGGAAGCCCATGCCGGTACCGATTTTTATCGGGTCCTGGCGGCTATCAGCCGGGAAGCCTTGCAGGCGATGCGAGAAGAGCTGGCGGAGGAGTCCGAATAG
- a CDS encoding 2-hydroxyacid dehydrogenase — MDIIFYHPSEPVAPWIAGMEARLSGAHLRAWLPGDRLPADYALVWHPPAGMLTGRTALKGVFILGAGVDALMQTLRLHPRMLPESIPLMRLEDAGMAEQMVEYVLAAVLRYYRRLDEYLLCQSRGTWRELPLYDKRRFIIGVAGAGVLGQKVAKSLAGCGFPVRCWSLTRKSIPDVDSFAGDGQLPGFLAGLQVLVNLLPNTPRTEGILDAELFALLNRGAFVINVARGAHLVEADLLAALAQGQIAAATLDVCRQEPLPPDHPFWHTPRITLTPHIAAVTVSSLAMDSIAENIRRIEAGEPPVGLVDRDEGY; from the coding sequence GTGGACATTATCTTTTATCATCCTTCCGAGCCTGTGGCACCGTGGATAGCTGGCATGGAGGCGCGTTTATCCGGCGCACATCTGCGGGCATGGCTGCCTGGAGACAGGCTGCCGGCGGATTATGCTCTGGTTTGGCATCCGCCGGCGGGCATGTTGACCGGACGTACCGCCTTGAAGGGCGTGTTTATTCTGGGGGCCGGGGTAGATGCGTTAATGCAGACCCTGCGGCTTCATCCGCGGATGCTGCCCGAGAGCATTCCTCTTATGCGCCTGGAGGATGCCGGCATGGCGGAACAAATGGTTGAGTATGTTCTGGCCGCAGTGCTGCGATATTATCGCCGGCTGGACGAATACCTGTTGTGCCAATCCCGAGGGACATGGCGGGAGCTGCCGTTGTACGATAAGCGCCGCTTTATCATTGGGGTGGCGGGGGCCGGGGTCCTGGGACAGAAGGTGGCGAAATCCCTGGCCGGTTGCGGCTTCCCGGTACGGTGCTGGAGCCTGACCCGCAAGAGCATACCTGACGTCGACAGCTTTGCCGGCGACGGGCAATTGCCTGGCTTTTTAGCCGGACTACAGGTATTGGTGAACCTCTTACCCAACACGCCCCGGACCGAAGGCATACTTGACGCGGAACTATTCGCCCTCCTGAACCGGGGAGCATTTGTGATTAACGTCGCCCGCGGTGCCCATTTGGTTGAGGCCGATCTGCTGGCGGCGTTGGCTCAGGGGCAAATCGCCGCCGCTACGCTCGATGTTTGCCGTCAAGAGCCCCTGCCGCCCGACCACCCGTTTTGGCATACGCCACGGATTACCCTCACGCCGCATATCGCCGCTGTCACCGTATCCTCTTTAGCGATGGATAGCATAGCCGAAAACATACGGCGCATTGAGGCCGGCGAACCTCCCGTTGGCTTGGTGGATCGCGACGAAGGATATTGA
- a CDS encoding winged helix-turn-helix domain-containing protein has product MKPTPTIIIDHLDVRIAPDMHNRLRWKEYQILSLLVQNSPEVVTREQLVNHIWKGTYCSDSTINQTIKSVRQKLGDHEHRIIKTIPRIGYIIEENKWLI; this is encoded by the coding sequence ATGAAACCTACACCGACTATCATCATCGATCATCTCGATGTAAGAATTGCACCTGATATGCATAATCGACTACGCTGGAAAGAGTATCAAATTTTGAGTTTATTGGTGCAAAACTCGCCCGAAGTTGTCACACGAGAACAGCTGGTAAACCATATTTGGAAAGGCACCTATTGCTCAGACTCGACGATTAATCAAACCATCAAATCCGTGCGTCAGAAACTGGGCGATCATGAACATAGGATCATTAAAACCATACCGCGTATTGGTTACATTATTGAAGAAAACAAATGGTTAATATAA
- a CDS encoding lipopolysaccharide biosynthesis protein has translation MSNGEREKQGDYEGNHFNSLWVILEKSCFALAGIISVMYVARYLGPENYGTLSYLLSIMALVTPFIQLGSDNVLFNRIAKSLPVGYC, from the coding sequence CTGTCAAATGGCGAACGTGAGAAACAAGGGGATTATGAAGGAAATCATTTTAACTCTTTATGGGTTATCTTGGAGAAATCATGCTTCGCGCTGGCCGGCATCATTTCCGTCATGTATGTCGCCCGTTATCTTGGGCCAGAAAATTACGGCACATTGAGTTATTTACTTTCTATCATGGCGCTGGTAACACCCTTTATTCAGCTAGGCAGCGATAACGTTTTATTTAACCGCATCGCCAAAAGCCTGCCAGTGGGGTATTGCTGA
- a CDS encoding ATP-grasp fold amidoligase family protein, whose amino-acid sequence MHIFIQVDYDRFGVHRRDIFDTQWNRTNIRMGLPNNPEPMPAPDNLEEMLTLSTRIAEQFSYLRIDFYEADGKIYFGELTFTPGGGLCKMYPQETQRQWGDFFTD is encoded by the coding sequence ATGCATATTTTTATCCAGGTGGACTACGATCGGTTTGGCGTGCATCGCCGGGATATATTTGATACCCAATGGAACAGGACCAATATACGGATGGGACTGCCGAACAATCCCGAGCCCATGCCCGCTCCCGACAATCTGGAAGAAATGCTAACCTTGTCCACGCGTATCGCTGAGCAATTTTCCTATTTGCGAATTGATTTTTATGAGGCTGACGGCAAAATCTATTTTGGCGAATTGACATTCACTCCCGGCGGCGGACTTTGCAAAATGTATCCGCAGGAAACGCAGCGGCAATGGGGTGATTTTTTCACCGATTGA
- the phoH gene encoding phosphate starvation-inducible protein PhoH, translating to MGRQKVVIKARREAKRVIRRESRNHKMREEDSVTSLVHMSGIESIGMARDSRDTKLIEARNEVQEYYLTAIETKQLIFATGEAGCGKTFLSAAKAADALIHKEVERIIVTRPVLQADEDLGFLPGDIAEKFAPYFRPVYDILLRRLGSSFMQYCLRPEIGKVEIAPFAYMRGRTFENAVVILDEAQNVTVNQMKMFLTRLGENVTVIVNGDITQCDLPRGVKSGLEDALERFTEEDDMIAVVRFGKQDCVRSALCQRTLNAYR from the coding sequence ATGGGAAGACAAAAAGTAGTGATCAAAGCTCGTCGCGAAGCTAAACGCGTTATCCGGCGCGAGTCACGCAACCATAAAATGCGTGAAGAGGACTCGGTCACTTCTCTTGTTCATATGAGCGGAATTGAATCGATTGGCATGGCGCGGGATTCCCGCGACACTAAGTTAATTGAGGCACGTAATGAAGTTCAGGAATATTACTTAACTGCCATAGAAACCAAACAGTTGATATTCGCAACCGGCGAGGCGGGTTGTGGTAAAACCTTTCTGAGTGCCGCCAAGGCGGCTGATGCGTTAATACATAAAGAGGTCGAGCGCATCATTGTTACCCGGCCGGTATTGCAGGCCGATGAAGATCTGGGTTTTCTGCCTGGGGATATTGCTGAAAAATTCGCTCCTTATTTCCGTCCGGTCTACGATATATTGCTGCGCCGGCTGGGGTCGTCTTTTATGCAATATTGCCTGCGACCGGAAATCGGCAAAGTGGAGATAGCGCCTTTTGCCTATATGCGGGGCCGGACTTTTGAAAACGCGGTGGTCATATTGGATGAAGCGCAAAATGTCACCGTCAATCAAATGAAAATGTTTTTAACGCGCCTTGGGGAAAATGTCACGGTTATTGTGAATGGCGATATCACCCAGTGCGATTTACCCCGCGGCGTTAAATCGGGTCTGGAGGATGCCCTGGAGCGTTTTACCGAAGAAGATGACATGATTGCCGTCGTGCGTTTTGGTAAACAGGACTGCGTTCGTTCGGCACTGTGCCAGCGCACCCTGAATGCTTACCGATAA